One Scyliorhinus canicula chromosome 14, sScyCan1.1, whole genome shotgun sequence genomic region harbors:
- the LOC119977450 gene encoding sarcolipin, whose product MDKSTQELFLNFMVVLMTVLLMWLLVKSYQE is encoded by the coding sequence ATGGATAAATCTACACAAGAGCTCTTCTTGAACTTTATGGTGGTCTTGATGACTGTGCTACTTATGTGGCTTCTTGTTAAATCCTATCAGGAGTGA